A region of Plantactinospora sp. BC1 DNA encodes the following proteins:
- a CDS encoding response regulator transcription factor has translation MRVVLAEDLYLLRDGLARMLTAHGFDVVAAVETGPELLAALLELRPDVAVVDVRLPPTQTDEGLQAALAARREVPGLPVLVLSQHVEQLYARELLADGTGGVGYLLKDRVFNAEQFVDAVRRVAGGGMAMDPDVIAKLVARSSRDAPMARLTPREREVLELMAEGRSNSAIGQRLFLSESAVGKHTASIFGKLDLAQSDDDNRRVLAVLAYLNGAAGG, from the coding sequence GTGCGCGTTGTCCTCGCCGAGGACCTCTATCTCCTGAGGGACGGCCTGGCCCGGATGCTGACCGCGCACGGCTTCGACGTGGTGGCGGCGGTGGAGACCGGTCCGGAGCTGCTGGCGGCGCTGCTGGAGCTGCGCCCCGACGTCGCCGTGGTGGACGTACGCCTGCCGCCGACCCAGACCGACGAGGGTCTCCAGGCGGCGTTGGCGGCCCGTCGGGAGGTGCCCGGACTGCCGGTGCTGGTCCTCTCCCAGCACGTCGAGCAGCTCTACGCCCGGGAACTGCTCGCCGACGGCACCGGCGGGGTCGGCTACCTGCTCAAGGACCGGGTCTTCAACGCGGAGCAGTTCGTCGACGCGGTACGCCGGGTGGCCGGCGGCGGCATGGCGATGGACCCGGACGTGATCGCCAAGCTGGTCGCCCGGAGCAGCCGGGACGCCCCGATGGCCCGGTTGACGCCCCGGGAGCGGGAGGTGCTGGAGCTGATGGCGGAGGGACGCTCCAACAGCGCGATCGGGCAGCGGCTCTTTCTCAGCGAGAGCGCGGTCGGCAAGCACACCGCCAGCATCTTCGGCAAGCTCGACCTGGCGCAGTCGGACGACGACAACCGTCGGGTACTCGCCGTGCTGGCGTACCTGAACGGCGCTGCCGGCGGCTGA
- a CDS encoding erythromycin esterase family protein encodes MQVHRLGAPDDFDPLLERIGSARVVMLGEASHGTYDYYRLREQLTRRLIAECGFSFVAVEGDWPDCDLAHRSVTGAPGGDDDPQRALERFERWPTWMWANAEVSRFCRWLRAWNLDRPDGQRAGFHGLDVYSLWDSMQAILDYLGEEDPASLETAQEAYRCFEPYGTRIEEYGLASRFVSARCEEEVVRLLARTRERAAADGADAFSAWQNAEVVAGAEKYYRAMVGGGPQSWNVRDRHMVDTLDRLLDRYGPQARAVVWAHNTHVGDARATDMAAGGMVNIGQLARERHGTDDVVLVGFGSYQGSVVAANRWGAPAEVMTVPVARAGSIEERLHHLLPERALLVFDSGDRPDWLDEEADHRAIGVVYDPSFEAWGNYVPTRLGDRYDAFIWCDHTTALHPLPAPTAPGELETYPSGV; translated from the coding sequence ATGCAGGTTCACCGGCTCGGGGCCCCGGACGACTTCGACCCGCTGTTGGAGCGTATCGGCTCGGCCCGGGTGGTGATGCTCGGCGAGGCGAGCCACGGCACGTACGACTACTACCGGCTGCGCGAGCAGTTGACCCGGCGGCTGATCGCCGAGTGCGGCTTCTCGTTCGTCGCCGTCGAGGGCGACTGGCCGGACTGCGACCTGGCGCACCGCTCCGTGACCGGCGCCCCGGGCGGGGACGACGACCCGCAGCGCGCGCTGGAACGGTTCGAGCGGTGGCCGACCTGGATGTGGGCGAACGCCGAGGTGTCCCGGTTCTGCCGCTGGCTGCGGGCCTGGAACCTGGACCGGCCGGACGGGCAGCGGGCCGGCTTCCACGGGCTCGACGTCTACAGCCTGTGGGACTCGATGCAGGCGATCCTGGACTACCTGGGCGAGGAGGATCCGGCGTCGCTGGAGACCGCCCAGGAGGCGTACCGGTGCTTCGAGCCGTACGGCACCCGGATCGAGGAGTACGGGCTGGCGAGCCGGTTCGTCTCGGCCCGCTGTGAGGAAGAGGTGGTACGGCTGCTGGCGCGTACCCGGGAACGGGCCGCCGCCGACGGTGCCGACGCCTTCTCCGCCTGGCAGAACGCGGAGGTGGTGGCCGGCGCGGAGAAGTACTACCGGGCGATGGTCGGCGGTGGTCCGCAGTCCTGGAACGTCCGGGACAGGCACATGGTCGACACCCTCGACCGGCTGCTGGACCGGTACGGCCCGCAGGCCCGGGCGGTGGTCTGGGCGCACAACACGCACGTCGGGGATGCCCGGGCCACCGACATGGCCGCCGGTGGGATGGTCAACATCGGCCAGCTCGCCCGCGAGCGGCACGGCACCGACGACGTGGTGCTGGTCGGCTTCGGCAGCTATCAGGGCAGTGTGGTCGCCGCCAACCGGTGGGGCGCGCCGGCCGAGGTGATGACGGTGCCGGTGGCCCGGGCCGGGTCGATCGAGGAGCGGCTGCACCACCTGCTGCCCGAGCGCGCGCTGCTGGTCTTCGACTCTGGCGACCGGCCGGACTGGCTGGACGAGGAGGCCGACCACCGGGCGATCGGGGTGGTCTACGACCCGTCCTTCGAGGCGTGGGGCAACTACGTGCCGACCCGGCTCGGCGACCGGTACGACGCCTTCATCTGGTGCGACCACACCACCGCCCTGCACCCGCTCCCCGCCCCCACCGCCCCGGGCGAGCTGGAGACGTACCCGTCGGGGGTGTGA
- a CDS encoding bifunctional helix-turn-helix transcriptional regulator/GNAT family N-acetyltransferase produces MTGISAQGTMLDQARSVRDFNRYYSQRIGLLTDRYLGQDRPLSEARLLYEIGTGATVRDLRSRLGWDSGYLSRSLRSLEGQGLVQLRAHETDGRVRVAEPTDAGSAELAELERRSTAAAGQLLAPLTAAQRAELITAQQRVRRLLRLAAVTVEPTDAGSATARECLTGYAAELSTRFPEGYDSRALADPAELGGTGGAFLVAYEQGHPIGCGGIRTLAPGVAELCHLWVHGDARGLGLGRRLLAELEGEAAARGLHTVRLGTHRSLPEAAALYRSAGYRQIPVYGDSPYNQLCFERRLAGDVPEGPLPSLDGRRFRAVAEVDGGEVGAATVFDYRERGGEISAVYSGGSIRSGHLVGTRDGDSLDFRYVQLNTAGHTSTGHCRSRISLLPDGRLRLHETWTWESREGSGTSTVEEIPYR; encoded by the coding sequence ATGACCGGGATTTCTGCCCAGGGGACCATGCTCGACCAGGCGCGGTCGGTCCGCGACTTCAACCGCTACTACTCGCAGCGGATCGGGCTGCTCACCGACCGCTACCTCGGGCAGGATCGACCACTCAGCGAGGCCCGGCTGCTCTACGAGATCGGCACCGGCGCCACCGTCCGCGACCTGCGCAGCCGGCTCGGCTGGGACTCCGGCTACCTCAGCCGGTCGCTCCGCTCCCTCGAAGGGCAGGGCCTGGTCCAGCTTCGGGCACACGAGACGGACGGCCGGGTCCGGGTGGCCGAACCGACCGACGCCGGCAGCGCCGAACTCGCCGAACTGGAGCGCCGCTCGACCGCCGCCGCCGGCCAACTGCTGGCCCCGCTCACCGCAGCCCAACGGGCGGAACTGATCACCGCCCAGCAGCGGGTCCGCCGGCTGCTCCGGCTGGCCGCCGTCACCGTCGAGCCGACCGACGCCGGCTCGGCCACCGCCCGGGAGTGCCTGACCGGGTACGCCGCCGAACTGTCCACCAGGTTTCCCGAGGGGTACGACAGCCGGGCGCTGGCAGACCCGGCCGAACTCGGCGGGACCGGCGGCGCCTTCCTGGTCGCGTACGAGCAGGGGCACCCGATCGGCTGCGGCGGAATCCGTACCCTCGCCCCGGGCGTCGCGGAACTCTGCCATCTCTGGGTGCACGGCGACGCCCGTGGCCTGGGGCTCGGCCGCCGACTCCTCGCCGAGTTGGAAGGAGAGGCGGCGGCCCGTGGCCTGCACACCGTGCGGCTGGGCACCCACCGATCGCTGCCCGAGGCGGCGGCGCTCTACCGCTCGGCCGGCTACCGGCAGATCCCGGTGTACGGCGACAGCCCGTACAACCAGCTCTGCTTCGAGCGGAGGCTCGCCGGCGACGTACCCGAAGGTCCGCTGCCGTCGCTCGACGGCCGGCGGTTCCGCGCGGTGGCCGAGGTCGACGGCGGCGAGGTCGGGGCCGCGACCGTCTTCGACTACCGCGAGCGCGGCGGGGAGATCTCGGCGGTGTACTCCGGCGGCAGCATCCGGAGCGGCCACCTGGTCGGCACCCGGGACGGCGACAGCCTCGACTTCCGCTACGTGCAGCTGAACACCGCCGGTCACACCTCCACCGGTCACTGCCGCAGCCGGATCTCGCTGCTGCCCGACGGCCGCCTACGCCTACACGAAACCTGGACCTGGGAATCCCGCGAAGGCTCCGGCACCAGCACCGTCGAGGAAATCCCCTACCGGTGA
- a CDS encoding sensor histidine kinase, with the protein MKTGAVRAAGLALLHGAALAGLGLAGAVALLVHLVFFVPGFGLGLLFLLPLPILAGRHLTNLVRRLAGAGSEPVGSPYRPRPAPPQPEADGRYPHENRLYRRPWVPAFLRLLDWLLGDPATYRDLAWMALTPAAGLLLGGLPVALVGAGGWYAVTAADRHWWAVPAGLALAAAGLALAPWLRTLHLAWTRWWLAPTQRQPGRLRVWYGRQLLLLLRLLSLLGLSLLALPLAAISVVALVLTYGLGVVPVLPPVIENIRPLPELRRRLAGQWSGVAVESPYLPRPAVPDPRPDGRYQVGNNLYQTERWAAYGLRLRWLTRDPASWRDFGWLLLDPIVGGLSLAAPLAAIGYGIFGLAMPRLWTLVGLRADGGTDWYASVAGSDAAAIPVGLALAALGLLAAPAMLRVNGRWAALLLAPTAKARLALRVQRLTETRADATETQAAELRRIERDLHDGAQARLVAMGINLGNVEYLLDKDLQAARALLAETRQASAKALIELRDLVRGIHPPVLAERGLVDAVRALALDTPVRTEVTVELPGRPEPPIESAVYFAVSELLTNAVKHARAARITVDLGYADGRLRVVVADDGRGGADEARGSGLRGIARRLGTFDGVVDLSSPPGGPTAVKLEVPCALSSPRTSIS; encoded by the coding sequence ATGAAAACCGGAGCGGTACGCGCCGCCGGGCTCGCCCTGCTGCACGGGGCGGCGCTGGCCGGGCTGGGCCTGGCCGGGGCGGTGGCGCTCCTGGTGCACCTGGTCTTCTTCGTGCCGGGATTCGGGCTCGGCCTGCTCTTCCTGCTGCCGCTGCCGATCCTGGCCGGGCGGCACCTGACCAACCTGGTCCGGCGGCTGGCCGGCGCCGGCTCCGAGCCGGTCGGCTCGCCGTACCGGCCCCGACCGGCGCCGCCGCAGCCGGAGGCGGACGGGCGCTATCCGCACGAGAACCGGCTCTACCGGCGGCCCTGGGTCCCGGCGTTCCTCCGCCTGCTGGACTGGCTCCTCGGCGACCCGGCCACCTATCGGGACCTGGCCTGGATGGCCCTCACCCCGGCGGCCGGGCTACTGCTCGGCGGCCTGCCGGTCGCGCTGGTCGGCGCCGGTGGCTGGTACGCGGTGACCGCCGCCGACCGGCACTGGTGGGCGGTACCGGCCGGACTCGCCCTCGCCGCCGCCGGGCTGGCGTTGGCCCCGTGGCTGCGTACCCTGCACCTGGCGTGGACCCGCTGGTGGCTGGCGCCGACGCAGCGGCAGCCCGGCCGCCTCCGGGTCTGGTACGGCCGACAACTCCTGCTGCTGCTCCGGCTCCTCTCCCTGCTCGGGCTGAGCCTGCTCGCCCTGCCGCTGGCCGCGATCTCCGTCGTCGCCCTGGTGCTGACCTACGGCCTCGGCGTCGTGCCGGTGCTGCCACCCGTGATCGAGAACATCCGCCCGCTGCCGGAACTGCGCCGACGGCTGGCCGGGCAGTGGAGCGGGGTGGCCGTGGAGTCGCCGTACCTGCCCCGGCCGGCGGTGCCGGACCCTCGCCCGGACGGCCGCTACCAGGTCGGCAACAACCTCTACCAGACCGAGCGGTGGGCGGCGTACGGCCTGCGGCTGCGCTGGCTCACCCGGGACCCGGCGAGCTGGCGGGACTTCGGCTGGCTGCTGCTCGACCCGATCGTCGGCGGGCTCTCCCTGGCCGCCCCGCTGGCCGCGATCGGCTACGGGATCTTCGGGCTGGCCATGCCGAGGCTCTGGACGCTGGTCGGGCTGCGGGCCGACGGCGGCACCGACTGGTACGCCTCGGTCGCCGGCTCCGATGCGGCGGCGATCCCGGTCGGGCTGGCCCTGGCCGCGCTCGGCCTGCTGGCCGCCCCGGCGATGCTCCGGGTCAACGGCCGGTGGGCCGCGCTGCTGCTCGCCCCGACCGCCAAGGCCCGGCTGGCGCTGCGGGTGCAGCGGCTCACCGAGACCCGGGCCGACGCCACCGAGACCCAGGCGGCCGAGCTGCGCCGGATCGAACGCGACCTGCACGACGGCGCCCAGGCCCGGCTGGTGGCGATGGGCATCAACCTCGGCAACGTCGAATACCTGCTGGACAAGGATCTGCAGGCCGCCCGGGCGCTGCTGGCCGAGACGCGGCAGGCGTCGGCCAAGGCGCTCATCGAGCTGCGCGACCTGGTCCGGGGGATCCATCCGCCGGTACTCGCCGAGCGCGGGCTCGTCGACGCCGTCCGGGCGCTCGCCCTGGACACCCCGGTCCGGACCGAGGTCACCGTCGAGCTGCCCGGCCGGCCGGAGCCGCCGATCGAGTCGGCGGTCTACTTCGCGGTGAGCGAACTGCTCACCAACGCGGTGAAGCACGCCCGCGCCGCCCGGATCACCGTCGATCTCGGGTACGCCGACGGCCGGCTGCGGGTCGTGGTCGCCGACGACGGGCGGGGCGGCGCGGACGAGGCGCGGGGTAGTGGGCTGCGCGGCATCGCCCGCCGGCTCGGTACATTCGACGGCGTCGTCGACCTGAGCAGTCCGCCGGGCGGCCCGACGGCGGTGAAACTGGAGGTGCCGTGCGCGTTGTCCTCGCCGAGGACCTCTATCTCCTGA
- a CDS encoding DUF2795 domain-containing protein has translation MRANAMQLQESLAGLDYPVSKEDLVRWAQETGVDTQTLKLLQSLPAEQFQTPADIGDAIIELS, from the coding sequence ATGCGAGCTAACGCGATGCAGTTGCAGGAGTCGCTCGCCGGTCTGGACTACCCGGTGTCGAAGGAGGACCTGGTGCGCTGGGCCCAGGAGACCGGCGTCGACACCCAGACCCTGAAGTTGCTCCAGTCGCTGCCGGCCGAGCAGTTCCAGACCCCGGCCGACATCGGCGACGCGATCATCGAACTCTCCTGA